The DNA window CCGTGTGCGAGCGTCCGCGCAGTCAATTCGCACAGCGCCAAGCGGTTTCCACGAACCGGCTCGGCCGCGGTGAGCACCGGGCAGCTCTCGTAGAAGCCGGTGAAGTCGCGGGCGAGGTCGTAGAGGTAGCCGCACAGGCGATGGGGTTCCAGCGTTGCGGCAACCTCGGCGACGATCGTGGCGTAGGCGTCGAGTTCGAGCGCCAGGGCCCGTTCGGCGGGCTCGGGGGTGACGGCCGGATCGATGCGCGCGGTGTGGTCTCCCGCTTTGCGCAGGATGGAACGGATTCTCGCGTGCGCGTATTGGAGGTAGACGCTGGTATTGCCGTTCAACGCGACCATGCGGTCCAGGTCGAAGGTGTAGTCCTTGACCCGGGAGGTGGACAGGTCGGCGTACTTCACCGCGCCGATGCCGGTCGGTTCGGCGATGGCGTTCAGTTCGGCGCCGGGCAATTCCGGGTTCCGTTCCGCGACAACGGCTCTGGCCTCGGCGACGGCATCGTCCAGTAGATCTAGCAGCCGTACGGTGCCGCCCGCGCGGGTTTTGAAGGGACGCCCATCCGGCCCGAGCACCGCTCCGTAAGCGATATGTTCAGCGTCGATATCGTCGGTCAACCATCCGGCCCGCCGGGCGGTTTCGAAGATGAGCCTAAAGTGCAGGGCCTGACGGGAATCGGTGACGTACAGCAGCCGCTGGGCACGCAAGGTGTGCACCCGGTAGCGGATCGTCGCCAAATCCGTTGTGTCGTAGCCATATCCGCCGTCGCGCTTGCGCACCATCAGCGCGACGGGTCGGTCGTCGGGGCCGGTGACTTCCCGGGAGAATACGACCAGGGCACCCTCGCTCTGCACGGCGATGCCCTTATCGACCAGTTCGGTGATGGTGTCGGCCAGCATGAGGTTGTAGAACGACTCGCCGACGTAGTCGTCGGCGGTGAGCAGCACCCCCAGCCGATCGTAGATATCGCCGAATGCCCGCTCCGATTCGGCGACGATCTCCCGCCACCGAGCCGAGGTGGCCGGATCGCCGGACTGCAGCGCGACCACGCGAGTACGGGCGCGATCCGCGAATGCGGGGTCACCGTCGAATACCGCGCGCGCCGCCTTGTACAACCCGTCCAGCGCCGACACCGCCGAAGCGTCGCCGCTCAGCTCATCGTGACGCCACCGCAGCTCGGGATGCTCGTCCAGATACTGGATCAGCATCCCGAACTGAGTCCCCCAGTCCCCCAAGTGATTCTGCCGAATCACCGGAGCGCCCAGAAAGCTCAGCACGCGTGCGATGCTGTCGCCGATGATGGTGGTCCGCAGATGCCCGACATGCATCTCCTTGGCGATGTTGGGCGCGGAGTAGTCGACCACTGTCCGCCGCCCGCCCTCGGATGCCGGTACACCGAGCCGGTCATCGCTCAGCCGCGCCGAAACCTGTTCCCACACAGCGTGATCGGACACCGTGAGGTTGAGGAATCCAGGCCCCGACACCGTCGCGAACAGCCCGGCATCCGAACCCAACGCCTCGACCAACTCCGTCGCGAATTCCACGGGCCGCACGCCCACTCGCTTGGCCACCGCGAGCGCGACATTCGACTGGAAGTCCGCGCGCTCCGAGCGTCGCACCACCGGATCCGCGCCCGCGACCTGCGGACGCGTTCGACCGATCGCCACACTCACGGCCCCGGCTACCCGATCCAGCAATGGCAACACCCCGGAATCACCCACGCGCAGTCCCTCCTATCGGTTCGGACCTGCGAGTATTCCAGCGCACCCGCACCTGGGCCGAATCATTTTCGCCGACCTCTCCGGGTCGACGCGGAGCATGCCGTTGCTGGTCCCGGACGTCCGCGATCGCAGAGAAGGCCGCCATCGAGCGAGCCCCGGTAGCCTTGGCCGGTAAACGCAGGGCTGGGTTCCGGAGAAGGGAGCGGATATGACCGCATTCCGCGCACGCGGCATCGCGCCGGCCGTGCTCATCGTGGCCGGACTCGCCGCGGGGTGTTCCGACACTGCGACACCGGATGCGGGCCCCACCGCCGCACCGGCCGCCAATTCCCTGTCGAACTGCACACCGCTGACCGAGGAGCAGATCAGCCGCGCCGCACAGGCCGACACCCTCACCGCCCACCACCGTCCGCCGGTTTGCGTCTGGCAGGCGCAACGCGGCGATGACGAATCCGAGCTGACCTTCACCTTCTCCGACCGTGAATCCCTGCAGCAGCGATGGCAGCAGGCCGACAGCGATGGCTTCCAGACCGAGCATCTGACGATCACCGAGCAGATCTTCGGTGCGACTGTCACCGCGACCGGCTTCTACATCCGCGACCCCCACGACCCGGGCGACTGCGCGGTCGCCGCCGCCGACAACGGCACCATCGTCTGGCGCG is part of the Nocardia sp. NBC_00565 genome and encodes:
- the argS gene encoding arginine--tRNA ligase, whose amino-acid sequence is MGDSGVLPLLDRVAGAVSVAIGRTRPQVAGADPVVRRSERADFQSNVALAVAKRVGVRPVEFATELVEALGSDAGLFATVSGPGFLNLTVSDHAVWEQVSARLSDDRLGVPASEGGRRTVVDYSAPNIAKEMHVGHLRTTIIGDSIARVLSFLGAPVIRQNHLGDWGTQFGMLIQYLDEHPELRWRHDELSGDASAVSALDGLYKAARAVFDGDPAFADRARTRVVALQSGDPATSARWREIVAESERAFGDIYDRLGVLLTADDYVGESFYNLMLADTITELVDKGIAVQSEGALVVFSREVTGPDDRPVALMVRKRDGGYGYDTTDLATIRYRVHTLRAQRLLYVTDSRQALHFRLIFETARRAGWLTDDIDAEHIAYGAVLGPDGRPFKTRAGGTVRLLDLLDDAVAEARAVVAERNPELPGAELNAIAEPTGIGAVKYADLSTSRVKDYTFDLDRMVALNGNTSVYLQYAHARIRSILRKAGDHTARIDPAVTPEPAERALALELDAYATIVAEVAATLEPHRLCGYLYDLARDFTGFYESCPVLTAAEPVRGNRLALCELTARTLAHGLGLLGIAAPERM
- a CDS encoding DUF3558 family protein — protein: MTAFRARGIAPAVLIVAGLAAGCSDTATPDAGPTAAPAANSLSNCTPLTEEQISRAAQADTLTAHHRPPVCVWQAQRGDDESELTFTFSDRESLQQRWQQADSDGFQTEHLTITEQIFGATVTATGFYIRDPHDPGDCAVAAADNGTIVWRVQNHSHTTTPDPCATALQLATLTIDLAP